CATCGGAATACGGTCCGTAGAAGCCGCGCTCGCGGGCGTACTGCTCGGCATCCGGTGCCAGGTACACGACCGGCATGGCCAGCAGGCCCACGTCGTACGCCATCGAGGAGTAGTCGGTGATGAGCACGTCGACGCGGGGCAGCGCCGGGGTGACATCGGCGAGCAGGTCGGAGTTCAGCATCCGCACCCGGCCGCTCGACCACGGCGGCGCGTACGCGCCGGCGCCGAGCGGATGCGATCGGATGAACAGGATGGCGTCGTGCCTCTCGAGAAGCCGCACGATGTCGACCCACTGTGCGGCTGAGGGCACCGCCGGATCGGGGGCGCCGTCGCGCCAGGTGGGGGCGTACAGCAGCACCCGCTGAGAGGTGAGCACCGGGCCGGTGCGGGTGAGCAGCTGCGTCGCGGTCGCGCGGCGCTGAGCGTCGGAGCCCTGCGAGAGCACGTCGACGCGGGGCTCGCCCGTGACGACCACCCGGTCGTCGCCGAGACCGAAAGCCGACTCGAGCCGGCCGCGCGAGCGGTGCGAGGCGGCGGGCAGCACCTGGATGCGCTGGGCGGCGCCGCGGTACATCGCCGTCAGCAGCCGACGCAGCAGCCCGGCCCCAGGGATCCCCGCCGGCACCTCTGCGGTGATCGGCGAATCCAGTCCGATGCGCTTGAGCGGGATGCCGT
The window above is part of the Microbacterium sp. nov. GSS16 genome. Proteins encoded here:
- a CDS encoding CDP-glycerol glycerophosphotransferase family protein; this encodes MASFSFGSGNAAKLLRMPLYAAGRIAALLIPRGDRWVFGCGAGVGDGALALYRVAADVGHRVLWLARSPRDADDARALGIRTVPRDGVRGWWATIRAGVLVVTHGLGDVNRYGSSDAFVVQLWHGIPLKRIGLDSPITAEVPAGIPGAGLLRRLLTAMYRGAAQRIQVLPAASHRSRGRLESAFGLGDDRVVVTGEPRVDVLSQGSDAQRRATATQLLTRTGPVLTSQRVLLYAPTWRDGAPDPAVPSAAQWVDIVRLLERHDAILFIRSHPLGAGAYAPPWSSGRVRMLNSDLLADVTPALPRVDVLITDYSSMAYDVGLLAMPVVYLAPDAEQYARERGFYGPYSDVAGDDHATDWAGALEQLDAVLADDAVRAERSARSAELSAHMHAHRDGQNARRVYQAIRARGIPAPKGAR